TAAATCTAGGATTATATCGTGTGCGAGAATTGACACAGGAACCTTTGAATATGAAAACATTGCGTTTTGCAAGTCCGCAGGAAGAGATTGCGAATCAATATATAGCAGAAAATCGCATAAAAATCACTTCAGATGTAAAAGGCGATCAATTGCAAATCAAAGGAAAAGTAACCGATAAAAATTTCACTTATACAACTCTAGCGGTTATAGACAAAGACAACCGACTTATTGAAGGGAATTGTGAATGTTCTTTTTTCAAATCAAATCAATTACGAAAAGGACCTTGCGAACATATTCTCGCAACCAGAATGGCATTACATACCAAAATAACAGCATAACATAAAAAAGCCGTTTCAAATTTGAAACGGCTTTTTTCATGACAATTATGTCTTAAAAAATTTCTCGTAATCCCGAGGCTAAGAGAGCAAAATCTCAATACTTAAACACAATCTTGTCATTTCGACGAAGGAGAAATCTTCGCAAGTAACTCCGCAACGAGAATCCAATCTTTGTCGAGCTTCTCGTGAAGATTTCTCCTCCGTCGAAATGACAAAACAACTACTCCCGATCCCGAAGCTTCGGGACGGGACTATCTGTTCAAATAACATTTTACAAATTACGTCCAACAGTCTACGCTTTCCCTTTAATCTTTATTTTATACTTCATAACATCTTTTAGCATTGATTTATTCCTGATGTTAAAACTCAATAATTCTGAGGCAATATCCGGTTTTTCATCAATGCGTTCTGCTACGATTTCATAAGCGATATTCTTTGTGATTTCTTCAAGCGCTTCGTATCTGCTAAATTCATGTTTTAGCAAATGAAGAAATGTTACTGCATTTTCTGAATTCACTTCGTTTTCGTAAATATTTGGTATCGCAACAGCTAAATCTTCAGCCGATTTTATATTTGCAAAATAAACATTAAGACATCTTCCGGCATCTTTATTTGTCTTCCAGCCGTCTAATAATAATTCTTGCGCATCACTTATATCGCCAATTTTATCTCTGTAAACCAATGATGCTTTTACATATTGAAAATTCGTTTTATAATCTTCAATTACTTTCATAAAGTGCTTATCAGCTTCTTTTTTGTCTTTTAAAATCACATACAAATCACCTACTTTTTCATCATTATTGAGCTCTTTAAAGATTTCAATTGCTTCTTTGTACGCGTGACCTTTCTCATAACATTCGGCTGCTTTTAGTTTGTTTTTACAATACTTTAAATAGATTGCCGCCGCTTCCGGATACAATTCTCCCTTTTCCAGAACTTCGGCAGCTTTTTGATAATTTTTTAATAATTTCAAATAAATGTGCGCTGCTTTCTGATAGTCTCCTTTGGCAATAAATTCCTCAGCAAGTTTTTCATATTTGCTTTGCAAAGTGCTGAATCTCTGAGAATCGACCATAAAAGATCCTCCCGAAGCTGAACCTGAACCGCTTCCACTTGATTTTCCTTTTGATAAAAGTGCTATAATCAAAACTATTATAATTATGACAACTACACATACAAAAAAAGTCTGACTACTAAAACTCGATTTTCCAGAGCTGCAACTGCGAATAGTGGACATAAACAACAAAACAGCAATCAATCTAAAGATTATAGTTAAACCGTCATTTTGATTTGAGTTACCACTTTTTCTATCAAAAAAATCTCCAATTTTAGCAAAACCAGTTTGGAAAACATTTCCACCGGAACCAAAAGAAAACTTCCCATAATTATCTCCTCTTGAAGTTCCTAATGTATCAAGTGGAATCGCATATTGTAAAGCTAACTTTGGATTTTTATCCAGAAAAGCCATAAACTTATCCATTTCCTTCTGATTCCCTTTCATTACTTTTTGCATATCAAAAGGCAATTTCCCAATCATTTCTTCTTCTGAAGGCGGATTTTCAATATTTTCCAGAATCTTTTCTTTGTCAACCTCAACACGCAAGGACGAAATAAACTGAGGCGCATAAACCGTTTTTGATGGTTCAGTAATCTCAACTTCTTTAGCTTTTGGCATTTGAAGTAAAGCTGTCCATTCGACTTGATCTTTCAGTTCGACCAAACCAATTTCTGGATGCAAAAAATGATATTCATCTGAAAATAAAGTATGCCATTCCTCTTTTGTTAATTCGGGTGAAATCGTTGTGTTTTCAGGAATAAACAATTTGTTTTCGATCAATTGCAAGAAATTATTCCCTCGAATATCGACTTTATCTATTCTTTGATTCAAAACCAATAAACAGCCATATAATTCGTTTGCAACTACGCCCGGAACAGGATAAACCTTAACCGATTCAAGCTTTAAACCAATATTTTGAATCTCGTGAAGCCACACTTCCGGTGAGGCACTTTTTATAAAAATGCCTCCTTTAGGAAATGTGTTTTTTGAATGTATTTTTAATTTAAGCTCCATGATGTATAATATTCTGAATGAATCGTTTCAAGTATTTTGTACTAAATCTATCTTCTCCAATATTTTCTCTCTTAGCATCCTCAATGAAATAAGAATTTCCTGCAAAATCGTTTTCAGTTGCCATAACAGTAGTTGTACCAATTACAAACGGAATATAAATTTTTTCGATTTGTTTGTTACTGCTTTCAAAAATCAAAATTCCATCCTGATTTCTAATCGTGCTTCCGTCCACAGCTTCAAAAAGTACGTTTTCGATATAACAAACTGCTCCGTTTTTTTCGATTTCCTTTTTTAATTTTTCGGCAACTTCTCTTTTTACACTTTCCAAAATAACTCCAAAAGGTTGCTCCGTAATAGTTTTGCAATCTCTCAACGATATATCTGTATTTGTTTTTATGGTTTGGATAACCGCTAATGGCGATGTTCCAACATTCTTTAAAACAAGGTTTACTTTTTCTTCCAATTTTATAGCGGAATCCTCAGACATTCTACTTGAAAACTTACTCTCTTTCTCAAAAAAGAAATTTGAAAGATAGAAGTTATTTATCTTAAACACATCTTTCTGGATTACAACACTTTCCAATCGTTTAACAACGCCATATTTGAATTTGTTGTATCTGTAATTTCGAACAAAAACAGTTTGCTTTTCAAAATGAGTATCGAAAGCTTCTTTTATACTTTTGCTAAATGCTTTATCTAAACTAAAATCATCATTAATACGCCAAAAATAAATATTGTTCATAAAGAAAAAATCCTGATTATACTCAAATACTGCAAGTTTACCTTCATTAAGCTCATCGTCAATAAGCTTAAATTTTTTGATTTCTCTGGTCTCAAGATTTATCGTACTTACGTTTTGTGCCGAATCGAAGAAATAATAAAGCATCGTTTTTTCGCCCTTATCATTCTCTTTGATCGCATATTCACCATTCCCAAACGGAAGATTTGAAGCTATTTTTTTTAATCCTTTGTCAAAACTATTATCGAAAAACTGATACAAACTTCCATTCAAATAAAAGTAAAAATTACCTCCACTCTCAAAAACATTCTTGTAAAACCTTTCAACCGGATATAAAAGCGGAATCTCAACCGACGTACTATTTTTTGCGACAGTTATAGTTTCTTTACTGTTTCGAACCCACAATTCGTCTAAAGGCATTATAATATGCTGAAGCATTTTTTTGCCTTTATTGTGGTTTTTAAAAACCGTAACATCCTGCATTCCTACTGAAAAAGTATATTTTATATCAACAAAATAATCGTTCGTAACTTTCTGCATTGGAGCCAGTTTTAAACTTTCTTCGGATGAAAAAAGAAAAACTTCCTGATTTTTACTACTGATTTTATTCTCAAGAAAAAAAGAATTTAATCCGTCTGAACAATCCAATTTTCCACTAAGATTACTCAAAGCATCAATCACATTATTTACATTGTCAAAAGATACTTCTTCATAGTTTTTTCCAACTATAAAAGCTTTACATTCGATATCAGTTTTTGGATGTCTCGCTATTGCAATTGCCGAAGCAAACGAAAGAATCTTAGGATTTCCCCAGTTTTTCAACGAACTATCTATTAACAAAATACGCACAAATTTATCGGCTTCAGGCGGAACTTCTCTTTGAATATAAAGCGCTTCGTTATTGGCAATTCTAGACATAAAAACATCATCGTCATAAGCAAACTCAGAAATAACGAGTTTGTCAAAATCACCTTTATTGGTCAAATCAGAGATTCCTCCCAACGGTTGTTCGCTTGGATGATTGTGATGCAACGGAATGTTCAAACCTGACCAAAGTCGCTTGATCAGACTTCCAACATGAAAAGTTTTATCTTCTTCAATAAGCTGATCTACAAAACTGGTTACATTATCAGACAGGTTTTTTTCTTCTAAAACTTCTTCTTTTAGTTTGTCTCCTAAATCTTCATGCGGAATATCTTCCATCGCTTTTAGCAAAGACTGAACCGTAGGAAACTTAACTTTTAATAAAGCTAATGTTCTGAAATCCTTTATAAAATTAGCCTCATTAAACGCATCTTTTACTCCGGCTCTTGCCAAATGATGTCTGTGTTCTTTATATTCTTTCAGGATTTTTTTTGCTTTCTCATCAGAAATTCTGTTATGACATTGGTGAAATATCGTCTGAAAAAGTTTCATTCTTTTCTGCCCAACTTTATATTCTTCCGGCAAAGAAGCCAATATTTTTATAAAACCAATACTTGCGCCAATCCTAAAGAAATCAGAAGCTTCGGTAGATTTTATAGTTCTAAAAGAATCTGATTTATCTTTGCTTTTTGCTAATTCATAAATCATCTGAACAGAAGCACAATTCTCAGGATTCGTAGCAATTATAGCCAACAATAATGATCCAAATGGCGGAATTGAGTCTTCTGATAAATATTCTAAAATTTCAAAGACAAATTTTTCGTAACCAATCGTTTGTCCATTCGGAATTGCGAGCGACTCAAATACACTATCTTCAGAAAATATCTGATTGTCCCATTCCCAGAAATAGTCCTCGTATGATTGAAAGTATTTTTGAAATTCCATTTTTGTTTTATGAAAAAGTTAAGCGAAATGAACTAATTGAAAGTGGTCTTATTTTTATTTTCGGAATACTGGAATAACTATTATCCGTGTTCCATAATATGAGGTTTTCTCCTGATGGATTTAACTTTTCCTGAAATGTTTTCGCTAAAGCAAACCATTCAAAATTATATCCCGTTGGCAACAAAAAATTATCCGCTAACCAATATGTTTTTCCTTTTATGGGCAACAATGGATTTCCTATAATTAAGGCGCTTTTATCGATCACAATCCATTGTAGAGACTCTAATCTATATCTTGGCGCCGTTTCTATATACAGTTTTAATTCGTCATAATCTACCAGCAAAGCACAAGCTTCTTTTACCTCTTCAGAAGCTTTTATAGTGATTTGAAGTTGATGATCAATCCCAAAAAAGTTGTGATTAAACTTAGACAAAGAAACCGGTAATGCACGCAAAATTGGCGTCCATAATAATCCTGACGGAAGTTTTTTTGACGGTAAAAGATTTCCATATTCAAACAACAAATTTTCCTTTAATTCATAGACTTTTTTATACGGAATCTGCTGAATTTCCGGAGCATTTATTTGTTCCTGTAAAAAATCTTTTACCCATACAACATCGGCTTCAAAAGCTATTTTTAGATTGTCCCAATGTCGTATGGATCCCAGAAAATCCTTGTGTTCTTTTTTTATTTCTAAAAAATACATATTAAATAGTTTGAAGGATTTTCTGCCACAAAGATTCTATATGATTCTGAATATATTTCTTTTGTTCGGCATCTTTAATCCAGTCACAACGCGTTTGAATGTATCTTAATTTATCTTTAATGACGTTTTGTTCTTCAAACGAAAGACTATCATCCTGCCATTTTTCGATTAAATAATTAACCTCTTTCATCACGCTTTCGGCATCCGGAGTTTTATTATACATCGCTTGCGGATGTGCCAAAATCGAATCGTCTTTTTCGATTATCTGATTAATGATTCCTTCCAGGATTTCGATTTGTTCTTCGTTATCCCAAATATATTTTAAAACCCATAAATCAGATAAAATCGCTTCATTTCGACCACACATTAATGCGCTTGCAGCAATCAGATTCTGCAATTTTACAGCACGTCTGTCGGAAACTTTTATTCCAGTATTTCTAAGACTATGCACAATATCAACATATTGATTGCGTATTCCGGTTAAATCAACCTGACGGCAAAGCAATTGCAATTCTCTAATTTCGTCTGCCTGAATTGTTGGAACTTCTTTAGCGTTTCCGGCTTCTAATTTCCAACCTGCCAAAAGTACTTCGTGAAGTAAATCCGGTTCTACATAATCACATTTTATACGAATTAAAAAACGGTCTAATAACGCGTTTAATGATTCGTCTTCGGGCAAAACGTTACTTGCTCCAACAAACATAAGCGCTGGCAACTTTCTGGTTTCTTTACCTCTACGGAATATTTTTTCGTTAAGTGCCATTAACAAACTATTCAAAATTGCTGAATTGGCATTAAAAATCTCATCGAGAAATACCATCGAAGCTTCCGGCATCATTCCGTCAGTATTCGTGATTAATTCTCCTTCTTTTAATTTTCGAATATCAAAAGGTCCAAAAATCTCGTTAGGTTCTGTAAAACGCGTTAACAGATATTCGAAATTTTTCCCGCCGTCAATTCCATTTGATAAAGCTCTGATAATCGCACTTTTTGCCGTTCCCGGAGGCCCTAACAAAAAGGCATTTTCTTTGGCCAATAATCCAATTCCTAATAAATCTATGATTTCGTTTTTTCCAACAAAAGTTTCTTTGATATGCTTTAAAACTGCATTTAATTTATCTGTAGCGCTCATTTACTTTGCTTCTATTTTTGATCTTAATTTGTTTTATTTTCTCTTTATAATTGTGGCCAGAATACCTTTTTATAATCGCCAAAACCTATTTCTAATTGTTTCTTTATAAAATCCGGCTCAGCAAATTTGACTGCTTTTCTTTCGACAATTCTATTAAGATAAAGTCCTTTTAACGAATCATTTACAGCCAGAATATCAAAATTTATCTTTTCGATTTCA
This genomic window from Flavobacterium sp. 9 contains:
- a CDS encoding AAA family ATPase; amino-acid sequence: MSATDKLNAVLKHIKETFVGKNEIIDLLGIGLLAKENAFLLGPPGTAKSAIIRALSNGIDGGKNFEYLLTRFTEPNEIFGPFDIRKLKEGELITNTDGMMPEASMVFLDEIFNANSAILNSLLMALNEKIFRRGKETRKLPALMFVGASNVLPEDESLNALLDRFLIRIKCDYVEPDLLHEVLLAGWKLEAGNAKEVPTIQADEIRELQLLCRQVDLTGIRNQYVDIVHSLRNTGIKVSDRRAVKLQNLIAASALMCGRNEAILSDLWVLKYIWDNEEQIEILEGIINQIIEKDDSILAHPQAMYNKTPDAESVMKEVNYLIEKWQDDSLSFEEQNVIKDKLRYIQTRCDWIKDAEQKKYIQNHIESLWQKILQTI
- a CDS encoding CLH domain-containing protein, whose translation is MELKLKIHSKNTFPKGGIFIKSASPEVWLHEIQNIGLKLESVKVYPVPGVVANELYGCLLVLNQRIDKVDIRGNNFLQLIENKLFIPENTTISPELTKEEWHTLFSDEYHFLHPEIGLVELKDQVEWTALLQMPKAKEVEITEPSKTVYAPQFISSLRVEVDKEKILENIENPPSEEEMIGKLPFDMQKVMKGNQKEMDKFMAFLDKNPKLALQYAIPLDTLGTSRGDNYGKFSFGSGGNVFQTGFAKIGDFFDRKSGNSNQNDGLTIIFRLIAVLLFMSTIRSCSSGKSSFSSQTFFVCVVVIIIIVLIIALLSKGKSSGSGSGSASGGSFMVDSQRFSTLQSKYEKLAEEFIAKGDYQKAAHIYLKLLKNYQKAAEVLEKGELYPEAAAIYLKYCKNKLKAAECYEKGHAYKEAIEIFKELNNDEKVGDLYVILKDKKEADKHFMKVIEDYKTNFQYVKASLVYRDKIGDISDAQELLLDGWKTNKDAGRCLNVYFANIKSAEDLAVAIPNIYENEVNSENAVTFLHLLKHEFSRYEALEEITKNIAYEIVAERIDEKPDIASELLSFNIRNKSMLKDVMKYKIKIKGKA
- a CDS encoding ribosomal protein L7/L12 → MEFQKYFQSYEDYFWEWDNQIFSEDSVFESLAIPNGQTIGYEKFVFEILEYLSEDSIPPFGSLLLAIIATNPENCASVQMIYELAKSKDKSDSFRTIKSTEASDFFRIGASIGFIKILASLPEEYKVGQKRMKLFQTIFHQCHNRISDEKAKKILKEYKEHRHHLARAGVKDAFNEANFIKDFRTLALLKVKFPTVQSLLKAMEDIPHEDLGDKLKEEVLEEKNLSDNVTSFVDQLIEEDKTFHVGSLIKRLWSGLNIPLHHNHPSEQPLGGISDLTNKGDFDKLVISEFAYDDDVFMSRIANNEALYIQREVPPEADKFVRILLIDSSLKNWGNPKILSFASAIAIARHPKTDIECKAFIVGKNYEEVSFDNVNNVIDALSNLSGKLDCSDGLNSFFLENKISSKNQEVFLFSSEESLKLAPMQKVTNDYFVDIKYTFSVGMQDVTVFKNHNKGKKMLQHIIMPLDELWVRNSKETITVAKNSTSVEIPLLYPVERFYKNVFESGGNFYFYLNGSLYQFFDNSFDKGLKKIASNLPFGNGEYAIKENDKGEKTMLYYFFDSAQNVSTINLETREIKKFKLIDDELNEGKLAVFEYNQDFFFMNNIYFWRINDDFSLDKAFSKSIKEAFDTHFEKQTVFVRNYRYNKFKYGVVKRLESVVIQKDVFKINNFYLSNFFFEKESKFSSRMSEDSAIKLEEKVNLVLKNVGTSPLAVIQTIKTNTDISLRDCKTITEQPFGVILESVKREVAEKLKKEIEKNGAVCYIENVLFEAVDGSTIRNQDGILIFESSNKQIEKIYIPFVIGTTTVMATENDFAGNSYFIEDAKRENIGEDRFSTKYLKRFIQNIIHHGA